In a single window of the Chrysiogenia bacterium genome:
- a CDS encoding outer membrane beta-barrel protein, translating into TQLMALSIRGSGESLFGGAEVLQRVENASNLSSVSGAASGTARIFAAMGILGWNWDPVAIGIRAEWIHVSDPDNVVSASAWAGQAIGPSNVLIGDGDVYGGSVFLTWVITRGVFVRGEYRLDAADYDTASTALAIINPDTAKAHLGLLQVNASFE; encoded by the coding sequence CCACGCAGCTCATGGCCCTGAGTATTCGGGGCAGCGGCGAATCGTTGTTCGGCGGCGCCGAGGTTTTGCAGCGCGTGGAAAATGCATCGAACCTGAGTTCGGTAAGCGGCGCGGCGAGCGGCACGGCAAGGATCTTTGCCGCCATGGGAATCCTCGGGTGGAACTGGGACCCCGTCGCGATTGGCATTCGCGCGGAATGGATCCATGTGAGCGATCCCGACAATGTCGTGAGCGCCAGCGCGTGGGCGGGTCAGGCGATCGGACCATCGAATGTCCTGATTGGCGACGGTGACGTTTACGGCGGCAGTGTGTTCCTCACCTGGGTGATTACCCGGGGCGTCTTCGTGCGGGGCGAATACCGCCTGGATGCCGCCGACTACGACACGGCCAGCACCGCCCTCGCGATCATCAACCCCGACACCGCCAAGGCCCATCTGGGCCTCCTGCAGGTCAACGCCAGCTTCGAATAG